One part of the Caproiciproducens sp. CPB-2 genome encodes these proteins:
- the nikC gene encoding nickel transporter permease — MTQKKAEQPQTESSSQAAVVLEKPESQLKEMWESLCEDKAAITGLIVIGFLALLAIFGPLIMPYDPNLSDMTKSFIQPNAEHWFGTDQLGRDIFSRIIAGTRISLTVGLSAVAISLTVGVVLGSIAGYKGGKTDTVIMRFMDMMLAIPSILLAIAFMAALGKGIDKAVIAIGLVSIPEYARIVRGCILSVKENDYVQAARVIGNKNSRIIFKHILPNVLSSIVVRATLGISTAVLDTAALGFLGLGVQPPAAEWGDMLGRARGFIFTAPYTLIFPGIAITLTVLAFNLLGDGLRDALDPKYRKN, encoded by the coding sequence ATGACACAGAAAAAAGCAGAGCAGCCGCAAACAGAATCCTCATCACAGGCAGCCGTCGTTCTCGAAAAACCGGAATCCCAGTTAAAAGAGATGTGGGAATCGCTTTGTGAGGACAAAGCGGCGATTACGGGCCTCATTGTCATTGGGTTCCTCGCGCTGCTGGCAATCTTCGGGCCGCTGATTATGCCGTACGATCCGAATTTATCGGATATGACCAAGAGCTTTATTCAGCCGAACGCCGAGCACTGGTTCGGAACCGACCAGCTTGGCCGCGATATTTTCAGCAGGATCATTGCCGGTACGCGCATTTCCCTTACCGTCGGCCTGAGCGCGGTCGCCATTTCCCTGACGGTCGGCGTCGTGCTGGGCTCCATTGCCGGGTACAAAGGAGGAAAGACGGATACCGTCATCATGCGCTTTATGGACATGATGCTCGCCATCCCCTCCATTTTGCTGGCCATCGCCTTTATGGCGGCACTGGGCAAGGGCATCGATAAGGCGGTTATCGCCATCGGTCTGGTTTCTATCCCCGAATACGCGCGCATTGTGCGCGGCTGTATCCTGTCCGTCAAAGAAAACGACTATGTGCAGGCGGCCAGGGTCATCGGAAACAAAAACAGCCGCATTATTTTCAAGCATATTCTTCCGAATGTGCTTTCCTCCATTGTGGTCAGGGCGACGCTGGGAATTTCCACCGCGGTTCTTGACACCGCCGCTCTGGGCTTTCTGGGCCTCGGCGTGCAGCCGCCGGCGGCTGAGTGGGGCGATATGTTAGGCAGAGCGAGGGGCTTTATCTTCACCGCGCCCTACACGCTCATTTTCCCGGGCATTGCCATTACCCTGACGGTTCTGGCGTTCAATCTGCTGGGCGACGGTCTGCGCGACGCGCTCGACCCGAAATATAGAAAGAATTAG
- a CDS encoding ABC transporter permease, whose amino-acid sequence MFKYIVKRILMLIPVLLGVSVIVFLIMRVFSPDPAPIVLGQHATVEAANAWRAANGLDAPLYIQFFNFIKGAVTGDLGTSYYTKTPVTQEIFSRFPATIELALAAIIFASLFGIIIGVVSAVKKNSFFDHAGMVLALIGVSMPIFWLGILLIILFAGVWHILPSGGRIDPLLQPMAASGFYLIDTLAIGDTEAFVDVLRHLILPALALGMYSMAIITRMTRSSMLETLNQDYIRTARAKGVSEGKVISHHALRNAMIPVTTVIGLQLGSLLGGAVLTETVFSWPGIGNYTVECILKSDFPVVQGVVLLIACIFVLINLVVDVVYAFIDPRIKFSKKEG is encoded by the coding sequence ATGTTCAAGTATATCGTCAAGCGCATATTGATGCTGATTCCCGTGCTGCTGGGAGTTTCGGTCATTGTGTTCTTAATCATGCGGGTTTTTTCACCGGACCCGGCCCCGATCGTTCTGGGGCAGCACGCTACGGTGGAAGCCGCCAACGCGTGGCGCGCGGCAAACGGTTTGGACGCCCCGCTTTATATCCAGTTCTTTAACTTCATCAAAGGCGCCGTCACCGGCGACCTTGGGACCTCGTACTACACAAAAACGCCTGTTACACAGGAAATTTTCTCGCGCTTCCCGGCCACAATCGAGCTTGCGCTTGCCGCTATTATTTTCGCGTCCCTTTTCGGCATCATCATCGGCGTTGTTTCCGCGGTGAAAAAGAATTCCTTCTTTGACCACGCGGGAATGGTGCTCGCTCTGATCGGTGTTTCCATGCCGATCTTCTGGCTGGGTATTCTGCTGATCATCCTGTTTGCGGGCGTATGGCATATCCTGCCCTCCGGCGGCCGGATCGACCCGCTTCTGCAGCCCATGGCGGCTTCGGGCTTCTACCTGATCGACACGCTTGCCATCGGGGATACGGAGGCTTTTGTCGACGTGCTCAGGCATTTGATCCTTCCGGCGCTGGCGCTCGGCATGTACTCCATGGCGATTATTACCAGGATGACCCGTTCCAGCATGCTGGAAACGCTCAATCAGGATTACATCCGTACGGCGCGGGCAAAGGGCGTGTCCGAAGGCAAGGTGATTTCCCACCATGCGCTGCGCAACGCGATGATCCCCGTCACAACGGTCATCGGTCTTCAGCTCGGCTCCCTTCTGGGCGGAGCGGTTTTGACGGAAACCGTGTTTTCCTGGCCGGGTATCGGCAATTATACTGTGGAATGCATTCTGAAATCCGACTTCCCCGTCGTACAGGGAGTCGTGCTTCTGATTGCGTGCATCTTCGTGCTCATCAATCTTGTCGTAGACGTTGTTTACGCGTTTATTGATCCCCGCATCAAATTTTCCAAGAAAGAAGGTTAG
- a CDS encoding ABC transporter substrate-binding protein has translation MKKSKRLLAAVLAAVIACAGLTACAGGSKSSTAAESGAASAADTSKSRAQDTLIYAQGADPRGLDPALVDDGESAKIMVNIYEGLLKYDKDSTKVLPSLAESWDVSDDGLTYTFHLKKGVKFQDGTDFNAEAVKFNIDRQLAPNVTEDMGYAGFVFGSVKDVEAVDENTVKINMKAACTPFLNNLAMCLGAPMVSPKALKDNNNNVNEHPVGTGPYKFVSWTKGQNVVLTRNDEYWGDKALTKNVIFKFIKDNSARVVALSNGEADMIDGIDATVVSQIESAGNKIYEAPGMNINYLAYNTTKAPFTDAKVRAAVSQAINVPELVKSLYQGYADPATSVLPTFMEGYDESIKQVAFDQAAAKSALAAAGVKTIHMITYTNPRPYNTANGQALAEAIQGYLRNAGVEATIDAYDWTTYKEKVKAGDYDVCFYGWTGDNGDPDNFMNLMADKDPTMNVARYDNADFKAMIAKGLATKAGDERNKIYTDLEKKAAEEAVWLPISHGKTLCGYRSNVKDFYYHMTGVVFLSGVSKS, from the coding sequence ATGAAAAAGAGCAAAAGACTGCTTGCTGCCGTTCTTGCGGCAGTGATTGCCTGCGCGGGCCTGACGGCTTGCGCGGGCGGCAGCAAAAGCAGTACCGCGGCGGAGAGTGGCGCGGCATCTGCGGCAGATACCAGCAAAAGCAGAGCACAGGACACCCTGATCTACGCGCAGGGCGCCGACCCCAGAGGTCTGGACCCGGCACTCGTGGATGACGGTGAATCCGCGAAGATCATGGTAAACATTTACGAGGGCCTTTTAAAGTACGACAAAGATTCCACAAAGGTTCTTCCTTCCCTTGCGGAAAGCTGGGATGTCAGCGACGATGGTCTTACATACACCTTCCATCTGAAAAAGGGCGTCAAATTCCAGGACGGCACCGATTTTAACGCGGAAGCCGTTAAATTCAACATTGACCGCCAGCTTGCCCCGAACGTAACGGAGGATATGGGCTACGCCGGATTCGTATTCGGCTCCGTCAAGGATGTTGAAGCCGTGGATGAAAACACGGTCAAAATCAACATGAAAGCCGCCTGCACACCGTTCCTCAACAACCTCGCCATGTGCCTGGGCGCGCCGATGGTCAGCCCCAAAGCGCTGAAGGACAACAACAATAACGTCAATGAGCATCCTGTCGGCACCGGCCCGTACAAATTCGTAAGTTGGACCAAGGGCCAGAACGTTGTTCTGACACGCAACGATGAGTACTGGGGCGACAAGGCTCTGACAAAGAACGTTATCTTCAAGTTCATCAAAGACAACTCCGCAAGAGTGGTTGCCCTGAGCAACGGCGAAGCCGATATGATCGACGGAATCGACGCGACGGTTGTCAGCCAGATCGAAAGCGCGGGCAACAAGATTTACGAAGCTCCGGGCATGAACATCAATTATCTGGCTTACAATACTACCAAAGCTCCTTTCACCGACGCAAAGGTCCGCGCGGCAGTTTCCCAGGCCATTAATGTTCCCGAACTGGTCAAGAGCCTTTATCAGGGTTATGCGGACCCCGCCACTTCCGTCCTGCCTACCTTTATGGAGGGCTACGACGAAAGCATCAAGCAGGTTGCGTTTGACCAGGCGGCTGCGAAATCCGCCCTCGCCGCAGCAGGCGTAAAGACGATTCACATGATTACCTACACCAACCCGAGACCGTATAACACCGCAAACGGCCAGGCGCTGGCAGAAGCGATCCAGGGCTACCTGCGCAACGCGGGCGTGGAAGCCACCATCGACGCTTATGACTGGACCACCTACAAAGAGAAGGTCAAGGCAGGCGATTACGATGTCTGCTTCTACGGCTGGACGGGCGACAACGGCGACCCGGATAACTTCATGAACCTGATGGCCGACAAAGACCCGACCATGAACGTTGCCCGCTATGACAATGCCGACTTCAAAGCGATGATTGCGAAAGGACTTGCCACGAAGGCCGGCGACGAGCGCAACAAGATTTATACGGATCTTGAAAAGAAAGCTGCCGAAGAAGCCGTGTGGCTCCCGATTTCCCATGGCAAGACTCTTTGCGGCTACAGAAGCAACGTAAAGGATTTCTACTACCACATGACCGGTGTTGTATTCCTTTCCGGTGTTTCCAAGAGCTAA
- a CDS encoding ABC transporter ATP-binding protein yields MENIITMNKIHKCYQVGGDTLDVLKHISLDVESGEYLAVLGPSGSGKSTLMNIIGCMDSFQDGEYFLTGQPVHQMNDAQLTHLRNQQIGFIFQKYHLIQKYDVLQNTMLPLLIRGETRKKAEALSRERLEMLEMDQRIHHKPNELSGGQQQRVAIARALVGRPKLLLADEPTGALDSATGKEVLKLFGQLNEMGNTIVMITHDLHVASHAKRVINIIDGELFENETATA; encoded by the coding sequence ATGGAAAATATCATTACCATGAATAAAATCCACAAATGTTATCAGGTCGGCGGCGACACCCTGGATGTGCTCAAGCATATTTCACTCGATGTGGAGTCGGGCGAATACCTTGCGGTTTTAGGGCCCTCCGGCTCCGGAAAAAGCACGCTGATGAATATCATAGGCTGTATGGACAGCTTTCAGGACGGAGAATATTTTTTGACGGGACAGCCGGTCCATCAGATGAACGACGCGCAGCTGACGCATCTCAGAAATCAGCAGATCGGGTTTATCTTTCAGAAATATCACCTGATCCAGAAATACGACGTGCTGCAGAACACCATGCTTCCCCTGCTGATCCGCGGGGAAACCCGCAAAAAGGCGGAGGCTCTTTCCAGGGAAAGACTGGAGATGCTGGAAATGGATCAAAGAATCCACCATAAGCCGAACGAGCTTTCCGGCGGTCAGCAGCAGCGGGTCGCCATCGCCCGCGCGCTGGTCGGCAGGCCGAAGCTCCTTTTGGCGGATGAACCGACGGGCGCGCTTGACTCCGCAACCGGCAAGGAGGTTCTGAAGCTGTTCGGCCAGCTCAATGAAATGGGAAACACCATTGTGATGATTACTCATGACCTGCATGTGGCGTCTCATGCGAAACGGGTCATCAATATTATCGACGGCGAGCTTTTTGAAAATGAGACGGCTACGGCCTGA